Proteins co-encoded in one Equus przewalskii isolate Varuska chromosome 27, EquPr2, whole genome shotgun sequence genomic window:
- the KRTAP24-1 gene encoding keratin-associated protein 24-1: MHSGSMSLLGYPGDCSGTSYRTHCYVPVTSSVALCSSDVSPTFGICLPSSYQGNLWLLDNCQETYGEAPSCDSPSCEPKICTTSCDPSNSCVPCNSPTVGKVCNACETTNIGPSPSCSPCTQTKGYVSNCYTSSQCTSKACQTISNGFKCCGQLNCLSKNFRPLNHCRLGSLGYRSYQNLGFIPSGFSPSCHITSRCQSQNYLTRNCQYPCYGPISCQPLSYFSRNFRSLSCIPSTFPPLRYLCSGCRSLNYY, translated from the coding sequence ATGCACTCGGGTTCCATGTCTCTTCTGGGCTATCCTGGGGATTGCAGTGGCACATCCTACAGAACTCACTGTTACGTCCCTGTGACTTCTTCTGTTGCTCTTTGCTCCAGTGATGTAAGCCCTACCTTCGGGATCTGCTTACCCAGTAGCTACCAAGGAAATCTATGGCTTCTGGACAACTGCCAAGAAACCTATGGTGAAGCACCAAGCTGCGACTCTCCCAGCTGTGAGCCCAAGATCTGCACCACAAGTTGTGACCCATCCAACTCCTGTGTGCCCTGCAACTCTCCAACGGTGGGAAAAGTATGCAATGCCTGTGAAACTACCAACATTGGACCCAGCCCCAGCTGCAGCCCATGCACTCAGACCAAGGGGTATGTATCCAATTGCTACACATCCAGCCAATGTACATCTAAAGCTTGCCAGACCATCAGCAATGGCTTCAAATGCTGTGGACAACTTAACTGCTTATCCAAGAATTTCCGACCCCTAAACCACTGCAGATTGGGTAGTTTGGGGTATAGAAGCTACCAAAATCTTGGCTTCATACCCAGTGGCTTCTCACCATCATGTCATATCACCAGCAGATGCCAATCCCAAAATTATTTAACAAGAAATTGCCAATACCCATGTTATGGGCCCATAAGCTGCCAACCGCTGAgctatttttctagaaatttccgGTCTCTGAGCTGTATACCAAGTACCTTCCCTCCTCTGAGGTATTTATGCAGTGGCTGCAGATCTCTGAATTACTATTGA
- the KRTAP25-1 gene encoding keratin-associated protein 25-1 yields MSSNIYCSGNYNFHSLGSYCHTPVNSSTALNFTGVNCGDAVCLPSQNRTWLLDNLPETCSKHSSYQSSSCVPKTCEISGYSSTTYCVSRPCRATSCFPINSYLSSSRQPSMCNRPQNYLSSSCCSQNHHSYRCQQQSFIFCGYQPLNFASSTCHPLRYLSYDCQSLDYVSRNFRPLDHVSHSFQFVPYRYGSFQPACFSVGTWQSPLIRRSC; encoded by the coding sequence ATGTCATCCAACATCTACTGTTCTGGAAACTATAACTTCCACTCTCTTGGGAGTTACTGCCATACTCCTGTTAACTCATCCACTGCTCTTAACTTTACTGGTGTGAACTGTGGTGATGCTGTCTGCTTACCCAGCCAAAACAGAACGTGGCTTCTGGACAACTTGCCAGAGACTTGCAGTAAACATTCCAGCTACCAATCATCCAGTTGTGTGCCCAAAACCTGTGAAATTTCTGGCTACTCTTCCACTACGTACTGTGTCTCCAGGCCCTGCAGAGCAACCAGTTGTTTTCCCATCAATTCTTACCTCTCCAGTTCCCGTCAACCATCAATGTGTAACAGACCTCAGAACTATTTGTCCAGTAGTTGCTGTTCCCAGAACCACCACTCATATCGCTGTCAGCAGCAGAGCTTCATCTTCTGTGGGTATCAACCACTGAATTTTGCATCCAGCACCTGCCATCCTTTGAGATATCTCTCCTATGACTGTCAATCTCTAGATTATGTGTCCAGAAACTTCAGACCCCTGGACCATGTGTCTCATAGTTTTCAATTTGTTCCGTACAGATACGGCAGTTTCCAACCAGCTTGTTTTTCTGTTGGTACTTGGCAATCTCCACTTATTAGAAGATCATGCTGA